From the Deinococcus yavapaiensis KR-236 genome, one window contains:
- the zapE gene encoding AFG1/ZapE family ATPase yields MIDLLARRPTLTPTEMLEGFVPSARFRNVSFDNYLPNPAFPSQAEAKERLRTFATKSRSSGGFRLFRRSKPEGEGVYLDGGFGVGKTHLLAATWFAFDGAKAFLSFQELLYAMGALGMEEARRAFARFSLLAVDEFELDDPGNTHMVNTFLAGLMPSGTNVVTTSNTEPGALGQGRFNAEDFRRQITEIAHRFDALRVDGPDFRARGVKPAAPLDGDGYAAWRASKPFETLAEASHRDLNRHLLNVHPARFGKLLAGVDNVGLRDVEAMPDQNVALRFVHFVDKVYDLGVGLAVTGSDLSKIFPDTYRHGAYAKKYSRAFSRLTELLREART; encoded by the coding sequence TTGATCGACTTGCTGGCTCGTCGCCCGACCTTGACCCCGACGGAGATGCTCGAAGGCTTCGTGCCGAGCGCCCGCTTTCGGAACGTGAGCTTCGACAACTACCTTCCGAACCCCGCGTTTCCGTCACAAGCCGAGGCAAAGGAACGTTTGCGGACGTTCGCGACGAAGTCGCGTTCCAGCGGCGGCTTTCGGTTGTTTCGCCGCTCCAAGCCCGAGGGCGAGGGCGTGTATCTCGACGGCGGCTTCGGAGTCGGCAAGACACACTTGCTCGCCGCGACGTGGTTCGCCTTCGACGGCGCGAAGGCTTTTCTGAGCTTTCAAGAACTGCTGTACGCGATGGGCGCCCTCGGAATGGAGGAGGCGCGCCGAGCGTTCGCGCGCTTTTCCCTGCTTGCCGTGGACGAGTTCGAACTCGACGATCCCGGCAACACACATATGGTGAACACCTTTCTGGCGGGTCTCATGCCAAGCGGCACGAACGTCGTGACGACGTCGAACACGGAGCCGGGCGCATTGGGGCAGGGACGCTTCAATGCCGAGGACTTCCGGCGGCAGATCACGGAAATCGCGCATCGTTTCGACGCGCTCCGCGTCGACGGCCCCGACTTTCGAGCGCGCGGAGTGAAGCCCGCCGCGCCGCTCGACGGCGACGGGTATGCCGCGTGGCGAGCTTCCAAACCCTTCGAAACGTTGGCGGAAGCTTCGCACCGCGACCTCAATCGGCACTTGTTGAACGTGCATCCCGCGCGCTTCGGCAAGCTCTTGGCGGGAGTGGACAACGTCGGCTTGCGCGACGTGGAAGCCATGCCCGACCAAAACGTGGCGTTGCGCTTTGTGCACTTCGTGGACAAGGTGTACGACCTCGGGGTCGGCTTGGCCGTGACGGGCAGCGACCTTTCGAAGATCTTTCCCGACACGTACCGTCATGGCGCGTACGCCAAGAAGTACAGCCGCGCCTTTTCTCGCCTCACCGAATTGTTACGAGAAGCGAGGACGTGA
- a CDS encoding S4 domain-containing protein, protein MSKNLSQLVAGARGGRVVRTGFVDADTLDRRVLADPEVRHVIAGGFPDARRVVLTLHPVHIPSVDSGVTVLRVSGDFRPGFDLQDFTVALRGLGLPDEQLGDVREDRSAYLLAVTGKAKAQLLELSSLAGTDVEVEEVGETAGRGSKTREVVVPSLRVDVVGAKGFGVSRAYFQQGIDTGKVRINGAVARASSEVREGDSLSAEGLGRVDFKRVVNETRRGNFKVELEVHR, encoded by the coding sequence GTGAGCAAGAACCTCTCTCAACTCGTCGCCGGAGCGCGCGGCGGACGCGTGGTACGAACGGGTTTCGTGGACGCCGACACCTTGGACCGTCGCGTCCTCGCCGATCCCGAAGTGCGTCATGTGATCGCCGGAGGTTTCCCGGACGCGCGGCGCGTCGTGCTGACGCTGCACCCCGTGCACATTCCGAGCGTGGATTCGGGTGTGACGGTGCTGCGCGTCTCGGGCGACTTTCGGCCGGGCTTCGACTTGCAAGACTTCACGGTGGCGCTGCGCGGCCTCGGCCTGCCCGACGAGCAACTCGGAGACGTGCGCGAGGATCGCTCGGCGTACCTGCTGGCCGTGACCGGCAAGGCGAAGGCGCAGTTGCTCGAACTTTCGAGCCTCGCCGGAACGGACGTCGAGGTGGAGGAGGTCGGCGAGACGGCGGGCCGCGGTTCGAAGACGCGTGAAGTCGTCGTTCCGAGCTTGCGCGTGGACGTCGTGGGCGCCAAGGGTTTCGGCGTGAGCCGCGCGTACTTCCAGCAAGGCATCGACACGGGCAAGGTGCGCATCAACGGCGCCGTCGCCCGCGCGAGTTCCGAAGTTCGCGAAGGGGACAGCCTGTCCGCCGAGGGCCTCGGTCGGGTGGACTTCAAGCGTGTCGTGAACGAGACGCGGCGCGGGAACTTCAAGGTGGAACTCGAGGTTCATCGTTGA
- a CDS encoding DUF3197 domain-containing protein — MDIPEPIGVVGAPYETLSELKGHFEDIDLSGAMLILLTDTQGKRADARYAVLVHAPDLSVLTVDAFGPRYGVDGEQALRDLAGWARAHGIENVKETVVNTYDFNRVVREPDEAEVRRLIAAANPSDLGIYLVRGG; from the coding sequence ATGGACATTCCCGAACCGATCGGCGTCGTCGGCGCGCCGTACGAAACGCTGAGCGAACTCAAAGGGCACTTCGAGGACATAGACCTCTCGGGCGCCATGCTGATCCTGCTGACCGACACGCAAGGCAAGCGCGCCGACGCTCGCTACGCCGTGCTGGTGCATGCGCCCGATCTCAGCGTGCTCACCGTGGACGCCTTCGGCCCGCGATACGGCGTAGACGGCGAGCAGGCGTTGCGCGACCTCGCCGGGTGGGCGCGGGCGCATGGCATCGAGAACGTCAAGGAGACGGTCGTCAACACCTACGACTTCAACCGCGTCGTGCGCGAACCCGACGAAGCCGAAGTGCGCCGCCTCATCGCCGCGGCGAATCCCAGCGATCTCGGCATCTACCTCGTTCGCGGCGGGTGA
- a CDS encoding DUF2256 domain-containing protein yields the protein MKKAKAFGAGRKPSERPVKTCATCGLPFAWRKKWERDWENVKYCSDRCRAAKAATSERKDVVERRHPPRTR from the coding sequence GTGAAGAAGGCCAAAGCTTTCGGCGCGGGGCGCAAGCCGTCCGAGCGGCCCGTCAAGACGTGCGCCACGTGCGGCTTGCCGTTCGCGTGGCGCAAGAAGTGGGAGCGGGACTGGGAGAACGTGAAGTACTGCTCGGACCGCTGCCGAGCGGCGAAGGCGGCGACGTCCGAGCGCAAGGACGTCGTCGAGCGGCGTCACCCGCCGCGAACGAGGTAG
- a CDS encoding gluconokinase: MIVVVMGVSGSGKTTVGRAVARRLNVTFLDADEFHSPRNVERMRRGEALTDEDRAPWLHALRARLDEADRMGESVVLACSALKHAYREQLHAPSVRFAFLRVPEALLRERLASRRGHFAGPSFLAGQLATLEEPSEQEAIVVRVEASDDPDALAERIVEALR; the protein is encoded by the coding sequence GTGATCGTGGTCGTGATGGGCGTGTCGGGCAGCGGAAAGACGACGGTGGGACGAGCAGTCGCGCGTCGGCTGAACGTGACGTTCCTAGACGCGGACGAGTTTCACTCGCCTCGGAACGTGGAACGGATGCGGCGAGGCGAGGCCCTCACGGACGAGGACCGCGCTCCATGGCTCCATGCTTTGCGGGCGCGGCTCGACGAAGCAGATCGGATGGGGGAGAGCGTGGTGCTGGCATGCTCGGCCCTCAAGCACGCGTATCGTGAGCAGCTTCACGCGCCGAGCGTTCGCTTCGCGTTTCTCCGGGTTCCCGAAGCCTTGTTGCGTGAGCGTCTCGCGTCTCGGCGCGGTCACTTCGCCGGTCCGTCGTTCCTGGCAGGGCAACTCGCGACGTTGGAGGAACCGTCGGAGCAAGAGGCGATCGTCGTGCGCGTGGAAGCGTCGGACGACCCCGACGCGCTCGCCGAGCGGATCGTGGAGGCGTTGAGGTGA
- the carA gene encoding glutamine-hydrolyzing carbamoyl-phosphate synthase small subunit codes for MIRKERAVLALEDGTVYRGYAFGHRGETVGEVVFNTSMTGYQEIMTDPSYNGQIVCMTYPHIGNYGVAIYDMESNKPFVRGFISREFTEHYSNHRAEQSLQEFMERYGVVSISGIDTRALVRRLREGGVVKGVVAHRSFTHPEDPYGEFSVEEEQEFVRRAREHQDIDGHDMTQEVTTALPYAYPTLREGKRVVLLDFGIKHTIIKRLAEVGIEPIVVPANTTPAQIMALHPHGLFLSNGPGDPAPLKYAHETAWKLLGLVPTFGICLGHQILGLAVGGQTFKMKFGHRGGNQPVKNLLTGGIEITAQNHGYAVDIDSIPNGQFVATHINLNDGSLEGMAHSRYPVFSVQYHPEASPGPHDSRYLFERFIEEIDKFDGMTGLPVQKASRGRLGL; via the coding sequence ATGATTCGCAAGGAACGCGCCGTACTGGCGCTGGAAGACGGAACGGTGTACCGCGGCTACGCCTTCGGGCATCGCGGCGAGACGGTCGGGGAAGTGGTCTTCAACACCTCCATGACGGGCTACCAAGAGATCATGACCGATCCGTCGTACAACGGGCAGATCGTGTGCATGACGTATCCTCACATTGGAAACTACGGCGTGGCGATCTACGACATGGAGAGCAACAAGCCCTTCGTGCGCGGCTTCATCTCGCGCGAGTTCACCGAGCACTACTCCAACCACCGCGCCGAGCAGAGCCTTCAGGAGTTCATGGAGCGCTACGGCGTTGTCTCGATCTCCGGGATCGACACGCGCGCCCTCGTGCGGCGTCTGCGTGAAGGAGGCGTCGTGAAGGGCGTCGTCGCGCACCGCTCGTTCACGCACCCCGAAGATCCGTACGGGGAGTTCAGCGTGGAAGAAGAGCAGGAATTCGTGCGCCGCGCCCGCGAGCACCAAGACATCGACGGGCACGACATGACGCAGGAAGTCACGACGGCGTTGCCGTACGCCTACCCCACGCTGCGCGAAGGTAAACGCGTCGTCCTGCTCGACTTCGGCATCAAGCACACCATCATCAAGCGGCTCGCCGAGGTCGGCATCGAGCCGATCGTCGTGCCCGCCAACACCACCCCGGCGCAAATCATGGCGCTTCATCCGCACGGCCTGTTCCTCTCCAACGGCCCGGGCGATCCGGCGCCCCTCAAGTACGCGCACGAAACGGCGTGGAAGCTTCTCGGCCTCGTCCCGACCTTCGGCATCTGCCTCGGCCATCAAATTCTGGGCCTCGCCGTCGGCGGGCAGACGTTCAAGATGAAGTTCGGCCACCGAGGCGGCAATCAACCCGTCAAGAACTTGCTGACCGGCGGCATCGAGATCACCGCGCAAAACCACGGGTACGCCGTCGACATCGACTCCATCCCGAACGGGCAGTTCGTCGCGACGCACATCAACCTCAACGACGGATCGCTCGAAGGCATGGCGCACAGCCGTTATCCCGTCTTCAGCGTGCAGTACCACCCCGAGGCGAGCCCCGGGCCGCACGACAGCCGTTACCTGTTCGAGCGCTTCATCGAGGAAATCGACAAGTTCGACGGCATGACCGGCTTGCCCGTGCAGAAAGCGTCGAGAGGTCGCCTCGGGCTCTGA
- a CDS encoding N-acetyltransferase: MLTLDSIAIPDLHPDAPVATRKARLTDIEAIHELIGYWAARGQMLVRSKQLLAETIRDFFVLEAAPHEGRPGGLAGVCGLHLLAPDLAEVRGLAVHPAFQGKGLGKTLVLACEAEGRALGLPALFAWTYQQKFFEACGYTRIDKTNLHPKVWSECQRCAFFENCNEIAMLRSLD; this comes from the coding sequence GTGCTGACCTTAGATTCCATCGCCATTCCCGATCTTCATCCCGACGCGCCCGTCGCGACGCGCAAAGCGCGACTCACGGACATCGAGGCCATCCACGAACTCATCGGGTACTGGGCGGCGCGCGGCCAGATGCTCGTGCGCAGCAAGCAACTGCTGGCCGAGACGATCCGCGACTTCTTCGTCCTCGAAGCCGCGCCCCACGAAGGCAGGCCGGGCGGGCTCGCCGGAGTGTGCGGCCTGCACCTGCTCGCGCCCGACCTCGCCGAAGTGCGCGGCCTCGCCGTTCACCCCGCCTTTCAAGGCAAAGGGCTCGGCAAGACCCTCGTCTTGGCGTGCGAAGCGGAAGGACGCGCGCTCGGCCTGCCCGCCCTGTTCGCTTGGACGTATCAGCAGAAGTTCTTCGAAGCGTGCGGTTACACGCGCATCGACAAGACCAACCTCCACCCGAAAGTCTGGAGCGAGTGCCAACGCTGCGCGTTCTTCGAGAACTGCAACGAGATCGCGATGCTGCGTTCCCTCGACTGA
- a CDS encoding GNAT family N-acetyltransferase produces MTNAEGTAIKIKPATDHDFGVVQDLIVAVGLAPSKANLSATPDNSTYWIAWDGSKPIGVLGLEHGDGASLLRSAAVLPEWRGRGVGRALARSALTYASLRGDRAVYLFSSGAGGYWRKFDFRQVPVAELAAILPNAPQVVSGVTRGWIDAEVAWRLSLATSEAVAC; encoded by the coding sequence ATGACGAACGCCGAAGGCACCGCCATCAAGATCAAACCCGCCACCGACCACGACTTCGGCGTCGTGCAGGACCTCATCGTCGCCGTGGGGCTCGCACCGTCCAAGGCGAACCTCAGCGCCACGCCCGACAACTCCACGTACTGGATCGCTTGGGACGGCTCCAAGCCGATCGGCGTTCTCGGCCTCGAGCACGGCGACGGCGCGTCGCTGCTGCGGTCGGCCGCCGTCCTGCCCGAGTGGCGCGGCCGAGGCGTGGGCCGCGCCCTCGCCCGAAGCGCTTTGACGTACGCGAGCTTGCGCGGCGACCGCGCCGTGTACCTCTTCTCGTCGGGCGCCGGAGGGTATTGGCGCAAGTTCGACTTTCGGCAAGTGCCCGTCGCGGAACTCGCGGCGATCTTGCCGAACGCACCGCAAGTCGTGAGCGGCGTCACGCGCGGCTGGATCGACGCGGAAGTCGCGTGGCGCCTCTCGCTCGCCACCTCGGAGGCCGTCGCGTGCTGA
- the argH gene encoding argininosuccinate lyase, translating to MTNSKLWGGRFSEATDKLVEEFNASVSFDQRLAAYDIRGSIAHAGMLAAQGIITVDEAEAIQQGLEGILEDVLAGNFEWRVDREDVHMNVEAVLRERIGSVAGKLHTARSRNDQVATDFRLFVFDAALELASSLRELRGVFIAQAEQYLDAEVILPGYTHLQVAQPILLSHWFLAYAEMLERDESRFRDAAERMDECPLGAGALAGTPWPIDRFQTARALGFSRPTRNSLDSVGSRDFALEFLSACSIAMAHLSRLSEELVLYSTFEFGFLTLPDAFTTGSSIMPQKKNPDVSELTRGKAGRVFGDLVALLTVVKGTPLAYNKDLQEDKEPVFDAYDTLRVVLRLHTEMMPRATWNADRMLAAAQRGYSTATDLADLLARSGVPFREAHEVVGTLVGKCVREGRQLWDLTSEELAGAHPNLANVTPDQLTVQASVASRTVYGGTAPSAVRELLGRAKRRLELL from the coding sequence ATGACGAACTCGAAGTTGTGGGGCGGGCGATTCAGCGAGGCAACCGACAAGTTGGTGGAGGAATTCAACGCCTCCGTCTCGTTCGACCAGCGCCTCGCCGCGTACGACATTCGCGGCTCCATCGCGCACGCCGGCATGCTCGCCGCGCAAGGCATCATCACCGTCGACGAAGCCGAGGCGATTCAGCAAGGCCTCGAAGGCATCCTCGAAGACGTCCTCGCCGGGAACTTCGAGTGGCGCGTCGACCGCGAGGACGTCCACATGAACGTCGAAGCGGTCTTGCGCGAACGCATCGGCTCGGTCGCGGGCAAGCTCCACACCGCCCGTAGCCGCAACGACCAAGTGGCCACCGACTTCCGCCTCTTCGTTTTCGACGCCGCCCTCGAACTCGCCAGTTCGCTGCGCGAACTTCGCGGCGTCTTCATCGCTCAAGCCGAGCAGTACCTCGACGCCGAGGTGATCTTGCCCGGCTACACGCACCTTCAGGTGGCGCAGCCGATTCTCCTGTCACACTGGTTTCTCGCGTACGCCGAGATGCTCGAGCGCGACGAAAGCCGCTTTCGTGACGCGGCCGAGCGCATGGACGAGTGCCCGCTCGGCGCAGGCGCCCTCGCCGGGACGCCGTGGCCGATCGACCGCTTTCAAACGGCGCGCGCGCTCGGCTTTTCGCGTCCGACGCGCAACTCCCTCGACTCGGTCGGTAGCCGCGACTTCGCGCTGGAGTTTCTCTCGGCGTGCTCTATCGCCATGGCGCATCTCAGCCGCCTCTCCGAGGAGCTCGTGCTGTACTCCACCTTCGAATTCGGCTTCCTGACGCTGCCCGACGCCTTCACGACAGGGTCGAGCATCATGCCGCAGAAGAAGAACCCCGACGTGTCCGAACTCACGCGCGGCAAGGCGGGCCGCGTCTTCGGCGACCTCGTGGCCTTACTGACGGTCGTGAAGGGCACACCCCTCGCGTACAACAAGGACCTGCAAGAAGACAAGGAACCCGTCTTCGACGCGTACGACACCTTGCGCGTCGTTCTGCGCCTCCACACCGAGATGATGCCGCGCGCCACGTGGAACGCCGACCGAATGCTCGCCGCCGCTCAGCGCGGCTACTCGACCGCCACCGACCTCGCCGACTTGCTCGCGCGCTCCGGCGTGCCCTTTCGCGAAGCGCACGAGGTCGTCGGCACCCTCGTCGGGAAGTGCGTGCGAGAAGGCCGCCAACTTTGGGATCTCACGAGCGAGGAACTCGCGGGCGCCCACCCGAACCTCGCGAACGTCACGCCCGATCAGCTCACCGTCCAAGCCAGCGTGGCTTCTCGCACCGTGTACGGCGGCACTGCGCCAAGCGCCGTGCGCGAACTGCTCGGGCGCGCCAAGCGCCGCCTTGAACTGCTCTGA
- a CDS encoding GNAT family N-acetyltransferase, translating to MTRLRVAAPSDAELVASHRERMFSDMGRDAASLAPMTLAFVPWVRAALARGAYLGFIAEEDGVAIGGAGLMILDWPPHPLDAQPLRGYVLNVYVAPHHRGRGVARTLMTRIVDEARSRGVRVVTLNASDAGRAMYERLGFEATNEMRLLVPREASA from the coding sequence TTGACGCGACTTCGTGTCGCGGCTCCCTCGGACGCCGAACTCGTCGCGTCCCACCGAGAGCGGATGTTCTCGGACATGGGACGTGACGCGGCGTCCCTCGCGCCCATGACCCTCGCGTTCGTGCCTTGGGTCCGTGCCGCGCTCGCCCGTGGCGCGTACCTCGGCTTCATCGCCGAGGAAGACGGAGTCGCCATCGGCGGAGCGGGTCTCATGATCCTCGACTGGCCGCCCCATCCGCTCGACGCGCAGCCCTTGCGCGGCTACGTCCTGAACGTGTACGTCGCGCCCCATCATCGCGGACGCGGCGTGGCCCGAACGCTCATGACGCGAATTGTGGACGAGGCCCGTTCGCGCGGCGTGCGCGTCGTCACCCTCAACGCTTCCGACGCGGGGCGAGCGATGTACGAACGCCTCGGCTTCGAAGCCACGAACGAGATGCGCCTCCTCGTGCCACGAGAGGCGAGCGCATGA
- a CDS encoding argininosuccinate synthase yields the protein MTNNKKIVLAYSGGLDTSIILKWLQTERGYDVVAFTADIGQGDEVEQARVKALNTGAVNAYALDLREEFVSDFVFPMMRSAAVYEGYYLLGTSIARPLIAKHLVEIAKQEGAEAISHGATGKGNDQVRFELTALALEPEIKTVAPWREWTFQGRADLEEFAREHGIPVPTTKKDPWSTDANLLHISYEGGILEDPWCEPPAHMFKLTVDPTEAPNTPEYVEVEFESGNPVAINGVRYSPADLLDTANKIAGKHGVGRLDLVENRFVGMKSRGVYETPGGTLLYHARRAVESVTLDREVLHQRDALGPKYAELIYNGFWYAPEREALQAYFDFVAASVTGTARLKLYKGNAIVVGRKAPKSLYDKDLVTFEAGGDYNQADAAAFIKLNALRLRVRARAESKASDKETVEVGD from the coding sequence ATGACGAACAACAAGAAGATCGTGCTCGCGTACAGCGGCGGCCTCGACACCTCCATCATCCTCAAATGGCTCCAAACCGAGCGCGGCTACGACGTCGTGGCCTTCACGGCCGACATCGGCCAAGGCGACGAAGTCGAACAGGCGCGGGTCAAGGCCCTGAACACGGGCGCCGTCAACGCCTACGCGCTCGACTTGCGCGAAGAGTTCGTCTCCGACTTCGTCTTTCCGATGATGCGCTCCGCCGCCGTTTACGAAGGCTACTACCTCCTCGGCACCAGCATCGCGCGCCCCCTCATCGCCAAGCACCTCGTCGAAATCGCCAAGCAAGAAGGCGCCGAGGCGATCAGCCACGGCGCGACCGGCAAAGGCAACGACCAAGTGCGCTTCGAGCTCACCGCGCTCGCCCTCGAACCCGAAATCAAGACGGTCGCGCCGTGGCGCGAGTGGACCTTCCAAGGCCGCGCCGACCTCGAGGAGTTCGCGCGCGAGCACGGCATTCCCGTGCCCACCACGAAGAAGGATCCGTGGAGCACGGACGCCAACCTCCTGCACATCTCCTACGAAGGCGGCATCCTCGAAGACCCGTGGTGCGAACCGCCCGCGCACATGTTCAAGCTCACCGTCGATCCCACCGAGGCGCCCAACACGCCCGAGTACGTCGAAGTCGAATTCGAAAGCGGCAACCCCGTCGCGATCAACGGAGTGCGCTACAGCCCCGCCGACCTGCTCGACACCGCCAACAAGATCGCCGGGAAGCACGGCGTCGGAAGGCTCGACCTCGTCGAGAACCGCTTCGTCGGCATGAAGTCGCGCGGCGTGTACGAAACGCCCGGCGGCACCCTGCTCTACCACGCTCGCCGCGCCGTCGAGAGCGTCACCCTCGACCGAGAGGTGCTGCACCAACGCGACGCGCTCGGGCCGAAGTACGCCGAGCTCATCTACAACGGCTTTTGGTACGCGCCCGAACGCGAAGCGCTGCAAGCCTACTTCGACTTCGTCGCGGCGAGTGTCACGGGAACGGCGCGCCTCAAGCTCTACAAAGGCAACGCCATCGTCGTGGGACGCAAGGCGCCCAAGAGCCTCTACGACAAGGATCTCGTGACCTTCGAGGCGGGCGGCGACTACAACCAAGCCGACGCGGCCGCCTTCATCAAGCTCAACGCGCTTCGCTTGCGTGTGCGCGCCCGCGCCGAAAGCAAAGCGAGCGACAAGGAAACCGTGGAGGTGGGAGATTGA